A single Streptomyces sp. 2114.4 DNA region contains:
- a CDS encoding type I polyketide synthase, which yields MADDKKILDTLKRLTTDLRQTRRRLKEVEDAQHEPVAIVGMACRYPGGVQSPQDLWKLLMSGGDAVSAFPDDRGWDLDQLFSSEDVAGTSYTAEGGFLAGAGDFDAEMFGISPREALAMDPQQRLLLEASWEAIEDAGIDPLALRGSSTGVYAGVMYHDYGSGVATLPEEIEGYLGIGTAGSVASGRVSYVLGLEGPAVTVDTACSSSLVALHWAVQSLRSGETSLALAGGVTVMSHPRIFVEFSRQRGLARDGRCKSFAAAADGTGWSEGVGVLVVERLSDAVRHGHRVLAVVRGSAVNQDGASNGLTAPSGRAQERVVRQALSSAGLKPGDVDVVEGHGTGTKLGDPIEVGALAETYGRERSGAPLLLGSVKSNLGHTQAAAGVAGVIKMVQAMQHGVVPASLHVDTPSPHAQWGEGVELVTAAQAWPESDRPRRAGVSSFGVSGTNAHVILEQAPPVTPPTRKSGGGVVPWLLSGRTADALRDQTDRLRAHLDAHPELDPVDIGYTLAVGRAHFEHRAMVVGESRDDLLAALRTAKSTSVRAGRTAFLFPGQGSQRLGAGRQLAEEFPAFAEALDAVLTAFDPHLDVPLRQVMFAAPDSESARLLDETGYTQPALFAMSVALFRLVDSWGLKPDFLLGHSIGELAAVHVAGCLSLSDACALVAARGRLMQVLPRGGVMVALQASEDQVAPLVAAAGGRVSIAAINGPSAVVISGDEQSVLGIKEEFERRSCKTKRLRVSHAFHSAHMDDMVDAFRRVAAGVTFHPPRIPVVSDVTGRLATADQLSSPDYWARHVREAVRFHDGMRRLASQGVRAFLELGASGALSGMGQDCLYDVEETVFATALRADRPEPRSIVTAVSQLHTHGVHVDWPAFWEDTDTRRQALPTYAFQHRRYWLADTPGAPRGADALGHALLTHAAHLANDPDTLVFSGSLSLRTHTWAADHLVHGTALLPGTAFVDLLLHVGDQVGNPTVEELTLETPLTLGEQDQVELQVSVGPEEAGRREVRVYASTEHGVWTRHASGVLTHAVEAGSEELVQWPPASATAVDLSGFYDRLADDGVDYGPAFRGLRAAWRQGDDLFAEVGLPEERHDEAGSFGLHPALFDAALHIASGDGALPFAWTGVSLFATGARELRVRLRRTGPASVSVLVTDASGRAVAAAESLTARPVPALSSGHSNALFQVDLVPEQVTAAPVSCVQLGTGTLPTGTRSLPDLAALVAEIESGGTVPETVVVEVPRADTARTALARTLALLQAWLADERLAAARLVFLTRSTDDGSGLAAAAAAGLVRSAQSENPGRFALVDVDEHDASATAVAAALASAEPQLVIRAGVVHARRLARAGRDLGQAAAWDRDGTTLITGGNGALARLLSRHLIVEHGVRNLLLVSRSDPDRELAEQLTALGGNIVQARCDVADAAALSAVLGAVPAHQPLTAVVHTAGVLADAVIPALTEEQISQVLRPKVDGALHLHELTRDLGLSAFVMFSSAAGIFGGPGQGSYAAANAMLDALAEQRHASGLPALSLAWGPWEKSGAMTRDLAEVDLRRMKRSGVRPLSDEEGLALFDAARAAGRPVVVPIRLDLATVRRADDSDVLAPALLKGLVSRGRRTVAAEPGPSLSDQLAGQPADQQDLVLLDLLRSHIRAVLGHGPTHDVPADREFLELGFDSLTTVELRNGLTAATGLRLAPAALFDHSTPLALARHLRNELTERAPAPDAPAFVMGTLLRQAADTHQAGAFLALLTEMSRFRPAFHTGVASNPVRLSEGGRGPALICVPSMLAVSGPHQYARLAAPFRGEREVWALPLPGFSRDEQVPATQQAVLEALASGLAEARLTEPFVLLGHSTGGILAHALAAHLEAQGTGPAGVVLADVLDLSEGDDQDAIAPALMSAILERNNVHVPVDDTRLTAMGAYLRLFQGWKPAVVDAPTLFLRASESMAQGAEADGDQWRTSWPLDHVALDVPGNHFTMLEQHSDIAAGLVGDWLRKCSSQVINSDRHSNKR from the coding sequence ATGGCTGATGACAAGAAGATCCTCGACACGCTCAAGCGGCTGACCACCGACCTCCGGCAGACCCGTCGCCGTCTCAAGGAGGTCGAGGACGCCCAGCACGAGCCGGTGGCCATCGTGGGGATGGCGTGCCGCTACCCCGGTGGTGTGCAAAGCCCCCAGGACCTCTGGAAGCTGCTCATGTCGGGCGGGGACGCCGTGTCCGCGTTCCCCGACGACCGTGGGTGGGACCTGGACCAGTTGTTCAGTTCTGAGGACGTGGCAGGCACCTCGTATACCGCCGAGGGCGGATTCCTGGCCGGTGCGGGTGACTTCGACGCGGAGATGTTCGGCATTTCACCGCGGGAGGCACTGGCGATGGACCCGCAGCAGCGGTTGCTGCTGGAGGCGTCCTGGGAAGCCATCGAAGACGCAGGGATCGATCCCCTCGCACTGCGCGGAAGCAGCACCGGCGTGTACGCCGGAGTGATGTACCACGACTACGGCTCCGGGGTGGCCACGCTGCCCGAGGAGATCGAGGGGTACCTCGGCATCGGCACGGCGGGCAGCGTGGCCTCCGGCCGGGTGTCGTATGTGCTGGGGCTCGAGGGGCCCGCGGTGACGGTGGACACGGCGTGTTCGTCGTCCTTGGTGGCGCTGCACTGGGCGGTGCAGTCGTTGCGCTCCGGTGAGACCTCCCTGGCCTTGGCCGGCGGAGTCACCGTCATGTCCCACCCCCGCATCTTCGTGGAGTTCAGCCGGCAGCGCGGCCTCGCCCGGGACGGCAGGTGCAAGTCCTTCGCCGCGGCGGCCGACGGCACCGGCTGGAGCGAGGGCGTGGGTGTGCTGGTGGTGGAGCGGTTGTCCGATGCGGTGCGGCATGGGCATCGGGTGCTCGCGGTGGTACGGGGCTCCGCGGTGAACCAGGACGGCGCATCCAACGGACTGACCGCGCCCAGCGGACGCGCCCAGGAACGAGTGGTACGCCAGGCGCTGTCGAGTGCCGGCCTAAAGCCCGGTGACGTGGACGTGGTGGAAGGGCATGGCACGGGGACGAAGCTGGGCGATCCGATCGAGGTCGGCGCGCTGGCGGAGACGTATGGCCGGGAGCGGTCCGGTGCCCCGTTGCTGCTCGGGTCGGTGAAATCGAACCTCGGCCACACCCAGGCCGCCGCGGGCGTCGCCGGCGTGATCAAAATGGTGCAGGCGATGCAGCACGGTGTAGTGCCCGCTTCCCTGCACGTGGACACGCCTTCCCCGCATGCGCAGTGGGGCGAAGGCGTCGAACTCGTCACGGCCGCACAGGCATGGCCCGAATCCGACCGACCACGCCGTGCGGGAGTCTCGTCCTTCGGCGTCTCCGGGACCAACGCACACGTCATCCTCGAACAAGCCCCGCCCGTAACGCCGCCCACCCGCAAGAGCGGCGGTGGTGTGGTGCCGTGGCTGCTGTCCGGCCGCACGGCGGACGCACTGCGCGATCAGACCGACCGCCTGCGCGCCCACCTGGACGCCCATCCCGAACTCGACCCCGTCGACATCGGATACACCCTCGCCGTCGGGCGCGCCCACTTCGAGCACCGCGCCATGGTGGTGGGTGAGAGCCGGGATGACTTGCTGGCCGCGCTCAGGACCGCCAAGAGCACGAGTGTGCGTGCCGGGCGGACGGCGTTCCTGTTTCCCGGGCAGGGAAGCCAGCGGCTGGGGGCAGGAAGGCAGCTCGCGGAGGAATTCCCCGCGTTCGCCGAGGCCTTGGACGCGGTCCTCACCGCATTCGACCCTCATCTGGACGTCCCGCTGCGTCAGGTGATGTTCGCGGCACCCGACTCGGAGTCGGCACGGCTTCTCGACGAGACCGGCTACACCCAGCCGGCGCTGTTCGCGATGTCCGTGGCCCTTTTCCGGCTGGTCGATTCATGGGGCCTCAAGCCTGACTTCCTTCTGGGCCACTCGATAGGTGAACTGGCTGCGGTCCATGTCGCCGGCTGCCTTTCGCTGTCGGACGCGTGCGCACTGGTGGCGGCTCGCGGGCGGCTTATGCAAGTGCTCCCCCGGGGCGGGGTGATGGTTGCCCTCCAAGCGTCCGAGGACCAGGTCGCTCCGCTCGTGGCCGCGGCGGGCGGCCGGGTGTCCATCGCCGCGATCAACGGACCCTCGGCCGTGGTGATCTCCGGTGACGAGCAGTCGGTGCTCGGCATCAAGGAGGAGTTCGAGCGCCGCAGCTGCAAGACCAAGCGGTTGCGTGTCTCCCACGCTTTCCACTCGGCTCATATGGATGACATGGTCGACGCGTTCCGACGCGTGGCCGCCGGCGTGACGTTCCACCCACCCAGGATCCCGGTGGTCTCGGATGTGACGGGGCGTCTTGCCACTGCCGATCAGTTGTCCTCTCCGGATTACTGGGCCCGGCATGTGCGGGAAGCCGTGCGTTTCCACGACGGCATGCGCCGGCTTGCCTCCCAAGGCGTGCGCGCCTTCCTGGAGCTGGGCGCGAGCGGGGCGCTTTCCGGAATGGGACAGGACTGCCTGTACGACGTCGAGGAGACGGTGTTCGCCACCGCGCTGCGTGCGGACCGGCCGGAACCCCGGAGCATCGTCACCGCCGTTTCCCAGCTGCACACCCATGGTGTGCACGTCGACTGGCCCGCCTTCTGGGAGGACACGGACACCCGCAGGCAGGCCCTGCCGACCTACGCCTTCCAACACCGGCGCTACTGGCTGGCCGACACGCCTGGCGCGCCACGGGGTGCCGACGCGCTCGGCCACGCCCTGCTCACCCACGCGGCACACCTCGCCAATGACCCCGACACGCTGGTGTTCAGCGGCAGCTTGTCACTGCGGACGCACACCTGGGCGGCCGATCACCTCGTCCACGGCACAGCCCTGCTGCCCGGAACGGCCTTCGTCGATCTCCTGCTGCACGTGGGCGACCAGGTCGGGAATCCCACGGTAGAGGAGCTGACCCTCGAAACACCGCTGACCCTGGGCGAACAGGACCAGGTCGAACTCCAGGTGTCCGTCGGTCCCGAAGAGGCCGGCCGGCGGGAAGTGCGGGTGTACGCCAGTACCGAGCACGGGGTCTGGACACGCCACGCCAGTGGTGTCCTGACGCACGCCGTCGAGGCCGGGAGCGAAGAGCTCGTGCAGTGGCCGCCGGCGTCGGCGACCGCGGTTGACCTGAGCGGCTTCTACGACCGGCTCGCCGACGACGGGGTCGACTACGGTCCCGCGTTCCGCGGGCTGCGCGCGGCCTGGCGGCAAGGAGACGACCTGTTCGCCGAGGTCGGTCTGCCCGAGGAGCGCCACGACGAGGCCGGCTCCTTCGGGCTGCACCCGGCTCTGTTCGACGCGGCGCTGCACATCGCGAGCGGGGACGGGGCGCTTCCGTTCGCCTGGACGGGAGTGTCGCTGTTTGCCACGGGCGCCCGGGAGTTGCGCGTACGGTTGCGCCGCACGGGGCCGGCATCGGTGTCGGTGCTGGTGACCGACGCCTCCGGACGGGCGGTGGCGGCAGCGGAGTCCCTGACGGCGCGGCCTGTCCCGGCGCTGTCCAGCGGGCACTCGAACGCGCTGTTCCAGGTGGACCTGGTGCCGGAGCAGGTCACGGCGGCTCCGGTTTCCTGCGTGCAGCTCGGCACCGGCACACTGCCCACCGGAACGCGCTCGCTGCCCGACCTGGCCGCGCTGGTCGCGGAGATCGAGTCCGGGGGCACGGTGCCGGAGACGGTCGTCGTCGAGGTACCGCGGGCGGACACCGCTCGGACCGCTCTGGCCAGGACGCTGGCTCTGCTCCAGGCATGGCTGGCCGACGAACGACTCGCCGCTGCCCGCCTGGTGTTCCTTACGCGGAGCACGGACGACGGGTCCGGCCTCGCCGCGGCCGCGGCCGCGGGCCTGGTGCGTTCGGCCCAGTCGGAGAACCCCGGCAGGTTCGCCCTGGTCGACGTGGACGAGCACGATGCCTCCGCCACCGCGGTTGCGGCGGCGCTGGCCTCGGCCGAGCCGCAGTTGGTGATCCGGGCCGGTGTGGTGCACGCGCGCCGGCTGGCCAGGGCAGGGCGGGACCTCGGGCAGGCCGCTGCCTGGGACCGCGACGGCACCACTCTGATCACCGGAGGCAACGGGGCGCTGGCCAGGCTGCTGTCCAGGCACCTCATCGTCGAGCACGGTGTGCGTAACCTTCTGCTCGTCAGCAGAAGCGACCCGGACCGGGAGCTCGCTGAGCAATTGACCGCGCTCGGCGGCAACATCGTCCAGGCGCGCTGTGACGTGGCCGATGCGGCGGCGCTGTCGGCAGTGCTCGGGGCGGTGCCCGCGCACCAGCCGCTCACCGCCGTCGTGCACACCGCGGGTGTGCTGGCCGACGCCGTCATCCCGGCACTGACCGAAGAGCAGATCAGCCAGGTCCTGCGTCCCAAGGTGGACGGCGCGCTCCACCTGCACGAACTGACCCGGGACCTGGGCCTGTCCGCTTTCGTGATGTTCTCCTCCGCGGCGGGCATCTTCGGCGGGCCGGGCCAGGGCAGCTACGCAGCTGCCAACGCGATGCTGGACGCGCTGGCGGAGCAGCGCCACGCATCCGGTCTTCCGGCGCTCTCGCTCGCCTGGGGGCCATGGGAAAAGAGCGGTGCGATGACCCGGGACCTCGCGGAGGTCGACCTGCGCAGGATGAAGCGTTCCGGTGTGCGGCCCCTGTCCGACGAGGAGGGCCTTGCGCTGTTCGACGCGGCTCGGGCGGCGGGCAGACCGGTAGTGGTGCCCATCCGGCTGGACCTGGCCACCGTGCGACGTGCCGACGACAGCGACGTCCTGGCACCCGCCCTGCTGAAGGGGCTCGTCTCCCGTGGACGCCGGACCGTGGCGGCCGAGCCGGGGCCGTCCCTGTCCGACCAGCTGGCCGGACAGCCTGCTGACCAGCAGGACCTGGTTCTGCTGGACCTGCTGCGCAGCCACATCCGCGCGGTTCTGGGACATGGCCCCACGCACGACGTCCCGGCGGACCGGGAGTTCCTTGAGCTGGGCTTCGATTCGCTGACCACCGTCGAACTACGGAACGGACTCACTGCGGCAACAGGGCTGCGGCTTGCGCCGGCGGCACTGTTCGACCACTCCACACCGTTGGCGCTCGCCCGACACCTGCGGAACGAACTCACCGAGCGGGCGCCCGCCCCCGACGCGCCGGCCTTCGTGATGGGCACGCTGCTTCGACAGGCCGCCGATACCCACCAGGCAGGAGCGTTCCTGGCACTGCTCACCGAGATGTCGCGGTTCAGGCCCGCCTTCCACACCGGTGTGGCGAGCAATCCCGTGCGGCTCAGCGAGGGGGGCCGTGGACCTGCCCTGATCTGTGTGCCCTCGATGCTGGCGGTATCCGGGCCGCACCAGTACGCCCGTCTGGCCGCTCCGTTCCGGGGGGAACGCGAGGTGTGGGCGCTGCCCCTGCCGGGCTTCAGCCGTGATGAGCAGGTGCCGGCAACTCAGCAGGCTGTGCTGGAAGCATTGGCCTCAGGGCTCGCAGAGGCCCGCCTCACGGAGCCATTCGTGCTGTTGGGCCATTCCACCGGCGGCATTCTGGCCCATGCGCTGGCCGCACACCTGGAGGCGCAGGGGACGGGGCCGGCCGGGGTGGTGCTGGCCGACGTGCTCGATCTGTCCGAAGGTGACGACCAAGACGCCATCGCCCCCGCATTGATGTCGGCGATCCTGGAGCGCAACAACGTACATGTTCCGGTCGACGACACCCGCCTGACCGCGATGGGCGCGTATCTGAGGTTGTTCCAGGGGTGGAAGCCCGCCGTCGTCGACGCTCCCACCTTGTTCCTGCGGGCATCGGAATCGATGGCCCAGGGGGCGGAGGCGGACGGAGATCAGTGGCGGACCTCCTGGCCCCTGGACCATGTCGCGCTGGATGTTCCCGGCAACCACTTCACCATGCTGGAGCAGCACAGTGACATCGCCGCCGGTCTCGTGGGGGACTGGCTCCGAAAATGTTCTTCCCAAGTGATCAACAGCGATCGACACAGCAATAAGCGGTGA
- a CDS encoding helix-turn-helix domain-containing protein — MTQSIHESAPIQKGTEIPIKEVLCTLSARWSLEVMAELDGGKRRFNELTRRLEGINHKVLIETLHKLQRDGYVRGPLNSLKNSTGRLVGYELTELGMTLLQLVNGVREWLDEHEQKIVDARTDFDWTKREMEFMRE; from the coding sequence GTGACACAGTCAATCCATGAATCAGCGCCGATACAGAAAGGCACAGAAATTCCCATCAAGGAAGTTCTGTGCACTCTTTCCGCGAGGTGGTCACTTGAGGTTATGGCCGAATTAGACGGAGGTAAACGCCGGTTCAACGAGCTCACCCGGCGGCTCGAAGGAATCAATCACAAGGTGCTCATCGAAACACTTCACAAGCTTCAGCGTGACGGGTACGTCAGGGGCCCTCTCAATTCGCTGAAGAACTCCACCGGCAGATTGGTCGGATACGAGCTGACCGAGCTGGGGATGACCCTGCTCCAACTCGTCAACGGTGTCCGGGAATGGCTCGATGAGCATGAGCAGAAAATAGTCGACGCGCGGACCGACTTCGACTGGACGAAGCGGGAGATGGAATTCATGAGAGAGTAG
- a CDS encoding diiron oxygenase — protein sequence MNRTEESGYRSLFEQWDNRSWVRSKPRRNGAFADGLHYFSPDLCPLLAHPEVRASPEQVREEILVHSLYVYLEFTVQLELGPVNETCLLLHSPDFCPWLPAQMKEDLLRIYTDEAAHAEMSHTLLATVRDHTGVAPIPHRPYFLQELSRLYAAELPVYRPLVKLFFSIVSETLITGSLTKLPKDPSVQQAVRDLAADHATDEGLHHAYFRRLFKSLWPKMPAPLQTKIGGILPEIILAFLRPDETAMTQILAGYPDVFGDPARVVAETVELPRVRKSLVDNATPTLRMLAQEGAFSDPAIAAAFDKHGLRQSA from the coding sequence GTGAACCGAACAGAAGAATCCGGCTACCGTTCACTTTTCGAACAGTGGGATAACCGGTCCTGGGTGCGCTCGAAACCGCGCAGGAACGGAGCGTTCGCCGACGGCCTGCACTACTTTTCCCCCGACCTGTGCCCGCTGCTCGCTCACCCGGAGGTCCGGGCATCCCCGGAACAGGTCCGGGAGGAGATTCTGGTGCACTCCCTCTACGTGTACCTGGAGTTCACGGTTCAGCTGGAACTGGGGCCGGTGAACGAGACGTGCCTGCTGTTGCACTCACCGGATTTCTGCCCGTGGCTGCCCGCACAGATGAAGGAAGACCTCCTCCGTATCTACACCGACGAGGCCGCGCACGCGGAGATGTCGCACACCCTGCTGGCGACGGTCCGGGATCACACCGGAGTGGCACCGATTCCCCACCGGCCGTACTTCCTGCAGGAGCTCTCCCGCCTGTATGCGGCGGAACTTCCGGTGTACCGGCCCCTGGTGAAGCTGTTCTTCTCCATCGTCTCCGAGACGTTGATCACCGGGAGTCTCACCAAGCTGCCGAAGGATCCCTCGGTGCAGCAGGCGGTACGGGACCTGGCCGCCGACCACGCGACGGACGAGGGCCTGCACCATGCCTACTTCCGACGTCTTTTCAAGTCGCTCTGGCCGAAGATGCCGGCTCCGCTCCAGACCAAGATCGGGGGCATTCTGCCCGAGATCATTCTGGCGTTTCTGCGACCGGACGAAACCGCGATGACGCAGATTCTCGCCGGCTACCCCGACGTCTTCGGAGATCCCGCGCGCGTGGTGGCCGAGACCGTGGAATTGCCACGGGTCCGCAAAAGCCTCGTCGACAACGCGACCCCCACACTGAGAATGCTGGCCCAGGAAGGCGCGTTCTCCGACCCGGCGATCGCCGCAGCGTTCGACAAGCACGGTCTGCGTCAGAGCGCATGA
- a CDS encoding LuxR C-terminal-related transcriptional regulator, with protein sequence MEKWVNGQPKHALNLAREAARRGIHCTSEWDVPLQAEIWLATLTITLRQHGEAERSIATAEHSAVVTGNHRHQAVLTLLRAALNWNLGRVSTALEQARSVLGAPEETAKSWKPYARVLLALGALRRADLRTAGAYARQAAMDWALGNTHGPACAWMVVQTTEAEHGAEAAAPLVDQLISPGQARERLLLTDPAAAAWLARFMVLRNRRNAEAIAVTARTLSTRSGGLPALEAAARHAEGLVHRSAADLLFAADHHPDPWAAASAREDLGVMLAAQGSSGRAGTVLEHAAAGYLTAQSPRDVARVQRRLHRLGRSCDHADRPQEPGTGILGLTKTETAVAELVALGLSNAQAAQKLFISRHTVAHHLRSIFKKLHISSRVELARTWMESCR encoded by the coding sequence ATGGAGAAATGGGTTAACGGCCAGCCGAAACACGCTTTAAATTTGGCCCGGGAAGCCGCACGCCGTGGAATTCACTGTACATCCGAATGGGATGTCCCGCTGCAGGCCGAGATATGGCTCGCCACACTGACCATCACCTTGCGTCAACACGGCGAAGCCGAACGCAGTATTGCCACTGCTGAGCATTCCGCTGTGGTGACCGGAAATCACCGGCACCAAGCTGTTCTCACACTTCTCCGCGCCGCATTGAACTGGAATCTGGGCAGGGTTTCCACAGCGCTCGAGCAGGCGAGATCCGTTTTGGGGGCACCTGAGGAGACGGCGAAAAGCTGGAAGCCCTACGCCCGTGTTCTCCTGGCCCTGGGCGCGCTGAGACGGGCAGACCTGCGCACTGCCGGCGCGTATGCGCGGCAGGCCGCGATGGACTGGGCGCTCGGGAACACCCACGGTCCGGCCTGTGCGTGGATGGTGGTGCAGACAACCGAGGCGGAGCACGGTGCGGAGGCGGCCGCCCCCCTGGTGGACCAGCTCATCTCGCCGGGTCAGGCCCGCGAGAGGCTTCTGCTGACGGACCCGGCGGCGGCAGCGTGGCTGGCACGCTTCATGGTGCTCCGCAACAGGAGAAACGCCGAAGCGATCGCGGTCACCGCCCGGACGCTCTCCACCCGGAGCGGGGGGCTGCCGGCGCTGGAGGCGGCCGCCCGCCATGCCGAAGGGCTGGTGCACCGCAGCGCCGCGGATCTGCTCTTCGCCGCCGACCATCACCCCGATCCATGGGCCGCTGCCTCCGCACGGGAAGACCTCGGAGTGATGCTCGCCGCACAGGGGTCCTCGGGCCGGGCCGGCACGGTGCTGGAACACGCCGCGGCCGGGTATCTCACCGCGCAGTCCCCCAGGGACGTGGCCCGGGTCCAGCGCAGGCTCCACCGGCTCGGCCGCAGCTGCGACCACGCGGACCGGCCCCAGGAGCCCGGCACGGGAATCCTGGGCCTGACGAAAACCGAGACCGCCGTGGCCGAGCTGGTCGCCCTGGGACTTTCCAACGCACAGGCCGCCCAGAAGTTATTCATTTCCCGGCACACCGTTGCCCACCACTTGCGCAGCATCTTCAAGAAGCTCCACATATCGTCTCGTGTGGAGCTTGCCCGAACCTGGATGGAAAGCTGCAGATAG
- a CDS encoding methyltransferase, which translates to MSDELSLTRGYNLLRMNADTEKRDSVFTLSGRAYDLLEGVFSPTLCPSTEIYAQWLPYPAGGSLLEIGAGAGVISVTAALSGCARVTALDINETAVENTRRNVARHGVADRVQVLHSDMYSALDRQSRFDVVFWSSSFIEPPTDFAHETPLHHAIFDPGYVMHQEFLRSAADHLEPGGRLLLGYSNMGNRALLTEVAGTAGLRFEQLHAAPHPQLADVEYQLLEFHAADRPAS; encoded by the coding sequence GTGAGCGACGAGCTCAGTCTGACCCGGGGCTACAACCTGCTCCGGATGAACGCAGACACCGAGAAGCGTGATTCCGTCTTCACCCTGAGCGGCCGCGCATACGATCTCCTGGAGGGGGTCTTCTCGCCGACCCTTTGCCCGTCCACGGAGATCTACGCACAGTGGCTTCCCTACCCCGCGGGCGGCAGTCTCCTGGAGATCGGAGCAGGCGCCGGCGTGATCTCCGTGACCGCGGCCCTCAGCGGCTGTGCTCGGGTGACCGCGCTGGACATCAACGAGACAGCCGTGGAGAACACCCGACGGAACGTGGCGCGGCACGGTGTCGCCGACCGGGTGCAGGTACTGCACAGCGACATGTATTCCGCACTGGACCGCCAGTCGCGCTTCGACGTGGTGTTCTGGAGTTCCAGCTTTATTGAACCGCCGACGGACTTTGCGCACGAGACTCCTCTGCACCACGCGATATTCGACCCCGGATACGTCATGCACCAGGAGTTCTTGCGGTCGGCGGCCGACCATCTCGAACCCGGCGGCCGGCTCCTGCTCGGCTACAGCAACATGGGAAATCGCGCACTCCTCACCGAGGTTGCCGGCACCGCGGGACTGCGGTTCGAGCAGTTGCACGCGGCACCGCACCCTCAGCTCGCCGATGTCGAATACCAGTTGCTGGAGTTTCATGCGGCAGATCGGCCTGCGAGCTGA